One part of the Aspergillus luchuensis IFO 4308 DNA, chromosome 5, nearly complete sequence genome encodes these proteins:
- a CDS encoding DUF3237 domain-containing protein (COG:S;~EggNog:ENOG410PRGU;~InterPro:IPR020915;~PFAM:PF11578;~SECRETED:SignalP(1-29);~antiSMASH:Cluster_5.14), giving the protein MHLSSLSNWATVALQALLLFSPNIPVASSSPSPPELSFLYTAYVECESSLMSSPGPHGVRRTIPIVGGNFTGPNLSGKILDVGADWGLVDPQTGIFSADTRYNFRTHDGENIFLQTSGPKSPSGQLHLRLVFETGSRKYYWLNNVVAIGILTNVAETANTSLLRIDAWNMATDWNSTSFVNPTTTTASG; this is encoded by the exons ATGCACTTGTCTTCCCTCTCAAACTGGGCCACAGTAGCCCTCCAGGCccttcttctgttttctcCCAACATTCCTGtagcttcctcctcaccatctcCCCCAGAACTATCATTCCTATACACAGCTTATGTCGAATGCGAATCAAGTCTCATGAGCTCTCCTGGCCCTCACGGTGTGCGACGTACAATTCCAATTGTGGGTGGAAACTTCACTGGTCCTAATCTATCCG GCAAGATTCTCGACGTCGGCGCCGACTGGGGCCTAGTCGATCCTCAAACCGGCATCTTCAGCGCAGACACCCGATACAACTTCCGGACCCATGATGGAGAGAATATCTTCCTTCAGACATCTGGGCCTAAGTCGCCCAGTGGACAGCTACATCTTCGGCTCGTGTTTGAGACGGGCAGTCGGAAGTATTACTGGTTGAATAATGTTGTTG CGATCGGTATTCTTACCAATGTGGCCGAGACGGCTAATACTAGTCTGCTCAGAATTGATGCTTGGAAT ATGGCTACGGATTGGAATTCGACGAGTTTTGTGAATCCGACTACGACTACTGCATCTGGCTGA
- a CDS encoding sterol desaturase family protein (COG:I;~EggNog:ENOG410Q1EU;~InterPro:IPR006694;~PFAM:PF04116;~TransMembrane:3 (o61-80i100-120o140-158i);~antiSMASH:Cluster_5.14;~go_function: GO:0005506 - iron ion binding [Evidence IEA];~go_function: GO:0016491 - oxidoreductase activity [Evidence IEA];~go_process: GO:0008610 - lipid biosynthetic process [Evidence IEA];~go_process: GO:0055114 - oxidation-reduction process [Evidence IEA]), with translation MEFNMNSTFAPPAAATYPELYALASQNPKLSFLEKAWWTHYAYWDNDIIATGIITFLAHEILYFARCIPWIIADALPTLFHRFKIQDKKAPPSAKEQWSCVKYILAIHFIVEMPMIVLFHPMMELFGLKYALPFPDLKTLAIQITIFFFVEDTYHYWLHRAFHWGPLYRAIHRVHHQYAAPFGLTAEYASPWETMLLGLGTIGPPLVLGYFTGEVHLMTVLAWVALRQFQAIDAHSGYDFPWSLRRIFPLWGGSDWHDDHHRYFRGNYSSSFKHWDILMGTVAGPRGKKMRQD, from the exons ATGGAGTTCAACATGAACTCGACCTTTGCGCCACCGGCGGCGGCAACATATCCCGAGCTCTATGCCCTGGCGAGTCAAAACCCGAAACTGTCTTTTCTGGAGAAGGCGTGGTGGACACACTATGCGTACTGGGATAATGACATTATCGCAACTG gcatcatcaccttccttGCTCACGAAATCCTCTATTTCGCCCGTTGCATCCCGTGGATAATCGCCGACGCTCTTCCTACACTATTCCACCGTTTCAAGATTCAGGACAAGAAGGCACCCCCGTCAGCAAAGGAACAATGGAGTTGTGTGAAATATATCCTTGCTATTCACTTCATTGTGGAAATGCCTATGATCGTCCTGTTCCACCCGATGATGGAGCTCTTTGGCCTCAAATACGCCCTTCCATTCCCCGACCTTAAAACCCTGGCCATTCAGAtcacgatcttcttcttcgtcgaagaTACATATCACTACTGGCTACACCGTGCCTTCCACTGGGGCCCTCTTTATCGTGCCATCCACCGGGTGCACCATCAATATGCCGCGCCGTTTGGTCTGACAGCCGAGTACGCCAGTCCATGGGAGACCATGCTTCTCGGCCTGGGCACGATTGGACCCCCTTTGGTTCTTGGCTACTTCACCGGTGAGGTGCATTTGATGACTGTGCTGGCTTGGGTGGCTCTGCGTCAGTTCCAGGCCATCGACGCGCACTCTGGATACGATTTCCCCTGGAGTCTGAGACGGATCTTTCCGTTGTGGGGAGGATCGGACTGGCATGACGATCACCATCGATACTTCCGGGGGAACTACTCTAGCTCGTTTAAGCATTGGGATA TCTTGATGGGAACGGTTGCCGGTCCccgagggaagaagatgcggcAGGATTGA
- a CDS encoding putative monooxygenase (COG:C,H;~EggNog:ENOG410PVYZ;~InterPro:IPR036188,IPR002938;~PFAM:PF01494;~SMCOG1050:monooxygenase FAD-binding;~antiSMASH:Cluster_5.14;~go_function: GO:0071949 - FAD binding [Evidence IEA]) encodes MNQKDWETTDVVICGCGPTGALLSAYLGRAGVHNVVLEKEPTITTDPRGIALDDDGIRYLQGLGLYDSIYTKIGTSMGRFNFVSGTDCDMHRAPILAMDYNIIAGATGHVGYIGHKQPVLESHIRDCMPSSHCSLRCNATVLRLEEDEDWTYCTYRTATGEEHSLRAKFFVGADGKTGYTRKQYLEPRGVMLEKFHEAFYEETWVALNWRITIPTPQSHPSFPLWKRGYSPEQVYDLFFPPEFRFLCNPDRPAVAGRFGLPADRLWRFEYIIHKGEDGYVMASPEEMRRVVYPYITHKGSQYQLAGDVQFPEDCIEVLRCRPFTFSSRTCNIWAKDRVILCGDAAHVFPPFGGQGIVSGFRDAISLSWRLAMLCRYHSNKKSHHDVLKSWYEERKQQLKLSLATTVANGVMVCETHPLKIFLRDWYIWFLQFIPSWRRQLQHGRRNAAIFRYKYSSGMPFIPDLNGGLYLPQIYCRRTEDDEILFTDDAIYGSDNTTSLFRLFVYVQDSSEIPAIKHALEGIENWSRGELRATDIPFILEKGDIDPTSSSKGRNIFHVATADEFANSPLCNDRPKPSDYDPFLLGNKVLGKYIIVRMDRTVFASCANEDQLRGAVQTMLGYLYGDTSAEYSSKIYSTM; translated from the exons ATGAATCAGAAAGACTGGGAAACGACTGATGTCGTTATTTGTGGATGTGGTCCTACGGGCGCCCTGTTATCCGCTTATCTCGGTCGCGCCGGTGTCCACAACGTGGTACTGGAGAAGGAACCAACAATTACCACGGATCCCCGTGGAATAGCCTTGGATGACGATGGAATTCGTTACCTACAGGGCCTGGGTCTGTACGACTCTATCTATACCAAGATAGGCACCT CCATGGGAAGATTCAATTTCGTCAGTGGGACCGATTGCGATATGCACAGGGCTCCGATTCTGGCAATGGACTACAACATA ATCGCAGGAGCGACAGGCCATGTCGGCTACATAGGCCACAAACAACCCGTTCTCGAGAGCCACATCAGGGATTGCATGCCTTCATCACATTGCTCCTTGCGATGCAACGCGACTGTCCTTCGTctagaagaagacgaagactgGACTTATTGTACATACCGTACCGCGACCGGAGAAGAGCATAGTCTTCGAGCAAAATTCTTCGTTGGCGCGGACGGAAAGACGGGTTACACGCGCAAGCAATATCTGGAACCGCGAGGCGTCATGTTAGAGAAATTTCATGA GGCCTTCTACGAGGAAACCTGGGTGGCATTGAACTGGCGAATTACCATACCAACACCCCAGTCGCATCCCAGCTTCCCTCTGTGGAAGCGAGGTTACTCACCAGAGCAGGTGTATGACTTATTCTTTCCACCCGAGTTCCGATTTCTTTGCAATCCGGACAGACCAGCAGTTGCTGGGCGCTTTGGCCTCCCGGCTGACAGACTGTGGCGGTTCGAGTATATTATCCATAAAGGAGAAGACGGTTATGTGATGGCTAGTCCAGAAGAAATGCGACGCGTTGTTTATCCCTATATCACACACAAGGGCAGTCAATACCA GCTTGCTGGAGACGTACAGTTTCCTGAAGACTGCATCGAAGTACTCCGCTGTCGCCCGTTCACATTTTCGTCGCGGACCTGCAACATATGGGCGAAGGATCGAGTGATACTGTGTGGCGATGCAGCTCACGTATTTCCGCCCT TTGGCGGGCAGGGTATCGTCTCCGGTTTCCGCGACGCAATATCACTCTCCTGGCGCCTAGCTATGCTCTGTCGCTACCACTCTAACAAGAAATCTCATCATGATGTCCTAAAGTCTTGGTATGAGGAACGTAAGCAACAGCTCAAGCTTTCGCTAGCAACAACGGTCGCGAATGGAGTTATGGTATGCGAAACTCATCCGCTGAAGATCTTTCTCCGAGACTGGTACATCTGGTTCCTCCAGTTCATTCCCAGCTGGAGACGACAATTGCAGCACGGTCGCAGAAATGCTGCGATATTCCGATACAAATACTCCAGCGGAATGCCTTTTATCCCAGATCTAAACGGTGGTCTATATCTTCCGCAAATATATTGTCGTCGaacagaggatgatgagataCTTTTCACAGACGACGCAATTTACGGTTCAGATAATACCACCTCTCTCTTCCGCTTATTTGTATACGTGCAGGACTCATCCGAGATCCCAGCTATCAAGCACGCCCTCGAGGGAATAGAAAATTGGTCCCGTGGCGAGCTCAGGGCAACTGACATCCCCTTTATTTTGGAAAAGGGTGATATTGACCCAACGAGCTCATCTAAAGGAAGAAACATCTTCCACGTCGCTACCGCTGACGAATTTGCCAACTCACCCTTGTGCAACGATCGTCCCAAGCCCTCGGATTACGATCCTTTCCTCTTAGGAAATAAAGTGCTGGggaaatatattattgtGCGGATGGACCGAACCGTTTTCGCATCCTGTGCGAACGAGGATCAATTAAGGGGTGCTGTACAGACGATGTTGGGTTATCTCTACGGTGATACTTCTGCTGAGTACTCGTCGAAGATATATAGTACGATGTAG
- a CDS encoding uncharacterized protein (COG:S;~EggNog:ENOG410PRMF;~antiSMASH:Cluster_5.14), whose protein sequence is MRRPSLRSSISDDEIWTAPTAADWSRSLTRQLSSHVRSDSVAKQNSFKEYFALEEIAGSVCDARMSDDYSALPSQQSVLEKFYCNNITQRSSSAGPDNFCLRALWHVTFLSSLVDFDRLELAVGREGHEESQRHVCYARAWANSRDGCRCVVHAVLTFRCLESMPRAKEPPIHAPRSLHRAILVLYCYLQFKDIAYHTDVTQNVFDFPELKHAGINCERILAEVNGPGMWGPKPMHSSMLCHCIDLLRRLGHWGLARQQAAMWEVVVYGLSPN, encoded by the coding sequence ATGAGACGCCCGTCGCTGAGGTCCTCTATCTCTGACGATGAAATCTGGACCGcgccaacagcagcagactGGAGTCGTAGTTTAACCCGGCAACTAAGTTCCCATGTGCGTTCGGACTCGGTGGCCAAACAAAACAGCTTCAAAGAATATTTCGCCCTGGAGGAGATTGCAGGATCTGTATGTGATGCCCGTATGTCTGATGATTACTCCGCGTTACCTTCACAGCAAAGTGTGCTCGAGAAGTTCTACTGCAATAATATTACCCAGAGAAGTTCTTCCGCTGGCCCTGATAACTTCTGCCTGAGAGCGCTGTGGCACGTCACatttctctcctccctggTGGATTTTGATCGCTTGGAACTTGCAGTTGGGCGTGAGGGGCATGAAGAGTCACAGAGGCACGTGTGTTACGCTCGAGCCTGGGCAAATTCGCGAGATGGCTGCCGGTGCGTTGTCCATGCAGTCCTGACCTTCCGCTGCCTGGAGAGTATGCCTAGAGCGAAGGAGCCACCAATCCACGCGCCTCGGTCTCTACATCGAGCTATATTGGTACTCTATTGCTATCTTCAGTTCAAGGATATAGCATATCACACAGATGTCACACAGAATGTCTTCGACTTTCCGGAACTCAAGCACGCGGGTATTAATTGTGAAAGGATACTCGCGGAGGTCAATGGTCCCGGAATGTGGGGGCCAAAGCCCATGCATTCCAGCATGCTGTGTCATTGTATTGACCTATTAAGACGTCTTGGACACTGGGGCCTGGCGCGACAACAGGCTGCGATGTGGGAAGTTGTCGTGTATGGACTGTCGCCAAATTAG
- a CDS encoding NAD(P)-dependent alcohol dehydrogenase (COG:Q;~EggNog:ENOG410PJ3Q;~InterPro:IPR013154,IPR013149,IPR002328,IPR036291, IPR011032,IPR020843;~PFAM:PF00107,PF08240;~SMCOG1040:alcohol dehydrogenase;~antiSMASH:Cluster_5.14;~go_function: GO:0008270 - zinc ion binding [Evidence IEA];~go_function: GO:0016491 - oxidoreductase activity [Evidence IEA];~go_process: GO:0055114 - oxidation-reduction process [Evidence IEA]), with product MAASDYKFEGWMGLDKNSVGNMVWQEFEPKPWEESDVDIKVTHCGICGSDLHTLRSGWGPTMYPCCVGHEIVGVAVRVGSQAEGDIKVGDRVGVGAQSDSCRGRNGDCEECASGLEQYCRHSMVGTYNGVYQNGGKSYGGYSLYHRSPSRFVVKIPDAIPSAQAAPMLCGGITVYSPLRHYGCAPGKRVGIIGVGGLGHFGIMFAKALGADKVVAISRKNNKKEDALKLGADAYIATDDDADWAKNNARSLDLIVSTVSSSKMPMVDYATLLDLDGCFVQVGAPEDGALEIPAFALIGKRAKLGGSLIGGPNEIREMLALAAEKKVQPWIEERSMKDANKAVVEMDAGKARYRYVLSNEL from the exons ATGGCTGCTTCCGATTACAAGTTCGAGGGCTGGATGGGCCTTGACAAGAACTCCGTCGGCAACATGGTCTGGCAGGAGTTCGAGCCCAAGCCCTGGGAGGAGTCCGATGTTGACATCAAGGTCACCCACTGCGGTATCTGCGGATCCGACTTGCACACTCTCAGAAGCGGTTGG GGCCCCACCATGTACCCCTGCTGTGTCGGTCACGAAATCGTCGGTGTCGCTGTTCGCGTTGGCTCCCAGGCCGAGGGTGATATCAAGGTTGGAGACCGTGTTGGTGTCGGTGCTCAGAGCGACTCTTGCCGCGGCCGCAACGGTGACTGCGAGGAGTGCGCCTCTGGTCTTGAGCAGTACTGCCGCCACTCCATGGTTGGCACCTACAACGGCGTCTACCAGAACGGCGGCAAATCCTACGGCGGTTACTCCCTGTACCACCGCTCTCCCTCTCGTTTCGTTGTTAAGATCCCCGACGCCATCCCCTCCGCCCAGGCTGCGCCCATGCTCTGCGGTGGTATCACCGTGTACTCTCCCCTGAGACACTACGGCTGCGCTCCCGGCAAGCGTGTCGGTAtcatcggtgttggtggtctcGGTCACTTCGGTATCATGTTCGCCAAGGCCCTTGGCGCCGACAAGGTCGTTGCCATCTCTcgcaagaacaacaagaaggaggatgctCTGAAGCTCGGCGCTGATGCCTACATCGCCACCGATGACGATGCTGACTGGGCCAAGAACAACGCCCGCTCCCTTGACCTCATTGTCTCTACcgtctcttcttccaag ATGCCCATGGTGGACTACGCCACTCTGCTCGACCTCGACGGTTGCTTCGTCCAGGTCGGTGCTCCCGAGGACGGTGCCCTTGAGATCCCCGCCTTCGCTCTGATCGGCAAGCGTGCCAAGCTGGGAGGTTCCCTCATCGGAGGCCCCAACGAGATCCGTGAGATGCTTGCCCTGgctgccgagaagaaggtccaGCCCTGGATCGAGGAGCGCTCCATGAAGGACGCCAACAAGGCCGTTGTGGAGATGGACGCTGGCAAGGCCCGCTACCGCTACGTCCTGAGCAACGAGCTGTAA
- a CDS encoding uncharacterized protein (COG:S;~EggNog:ENOG410PTRC;~InterPro:IPR031818,IPR038744;~PFAM:PF16815;~antiSMASH:Cluster_5.14) — protein sequence MAAENPPSQSRLSTRISIRWVPEPAFENTDTIVMSVAGWYVDLRVDKISGDIDWAIAGQRVVDDADSSRVSFTHELDSRNSFDAVDCGTFSALPNGDDLEKGEMPRADLPGSPIAEYEEVWRELKFQEGPEGPNTGVSWVLESKQRPLEEGEEAEVERTFLGRVWGTYLALHQVQIHTRPRGSSTTVVKSGQEVSARREEWDSASGWQLKYSIGPAGAQLPSTTQILGDSSWQTGQTVILAGREYVVRGFERIV from the exons ATGGCTGCTGAAAACCCTCCCTCGCAGAGCCGTCTTTCGACGCGGATTTCTATCCGCTGGGTCCCCGAGCCCGCCTTCGAGAATACCGACACAATAGTCATGTCGGTGGCAGGCTGGTACGTCGACCTTCGTGTTGACAAGATCTCCGGGGATATCGACTGGGCTATTGCGGGCCAGCGAGTTGTCGATGACGCGGATTCCA GTCGGGTGTCATTCACCCATGAACTCGACTCTAGGAACTCGTTTGACGCGGTTGATTGCGGTACATTCTCCGCTCTTCCTAATGGCGATGATCTTGAGAAGGGCGAAATGCCTCGTGCCGACCTACCTGGCTCCCCGATCGCAGAGTATGAGGAAGTTTGGCGTGAGTTGAAATTCCAGGAGGGCCCGGAGGGCCCCAATACGGGTGTTTCGTGGGTCCTTGAGTCCAAGCAAAGACCcctggaggaaggggaggaggctGAAGTGGAGAGGACTTTCCTTGGGAGAGTTTGGGGTACGTACCTGGCTCTGCACCAGGTTCAGATACATACTCGTCCCAGAGGTTCATCTACGACGGTCGTTAAATCGGGACAGGAAGTCAGTGCTAGGAGGGAAGAATGGGACTCTGCTTCCGGTTGGCAGCTCAAGTACTCCATCGGTCCCGCCGGAGCTCAACTACCTTCTACGACCCAAATTCTCGGGGATAGCTCGTGGCAAACTGGCCAGACAGTTATACttgcaggaagagaataCGTTGTCAGAGGATTCGAAAGAATAGTCTAA
- a CDS encoding GNAT family N-acetyltransferase (COG:S;~EggNog:ENOG410PSE9;~InterPro:IPR000182,IPR016181;~PFAM:PF00583;~antiSMASH:Cluster_5.14;~go_function: GO:0008080 - N-acetyltransferase activity [Evidence IEA]), giving the protein MAPKEYTLHPAHPSHSLTLAETMILSRLTDPHWAFLFTPSTTPASIISSTASRLPHTLSTAREVRRHEVVLTTTTEESTPRTGTENAEHTTLEGKERVIGYARWTLPPSLSNRDDVWLSAQVPAPSSQEKEQQFKKMYDLGSDEKGRVKGMKSDGLLEFRGTPLEEVEERVLRDVVGGEEVLTLEYLTTHPDYWRQGVGSMLVQSGLRVADQYGIKTYVMSEPAGLKVYLNHGFRVVDEITVEYAQFGGTEPTTHYFLVREAVGVVN; this is encoded by the exons ATGGCACCAAAAGAATACACCCTCCACCCCGCGCACCCCTCCCACTCCCTTACCCTAGCAGAAACCATGATCCTCTCTCGCCTCACAGACCCACACTGggccttcctcttcacgcCCTCCACCACTCcagcatccatcatctcctcgacTGCGTCCCGCCTCCCTCATACGCTGAGTACAGCGCGCGAGGTCCGGAGACATGAAGTAGTCCTTACCACTACCACAGAAGAATCTACCCCTAGAACCGGGACCGAGAACGCGGAGCATACTACTCTTGAAGGTAAAGAGAGAGTGATCGGCTACGCGCGATGgactctccctccttctctctccaacCGAGACGACGTATGGCTCTCAGCTCAGGTACCTGCGCCTTCATCgcaagagaaagaacaaCAATTCAAAAAGATGTATGATCTCGGAAGTGACGAGAAGGGCAGAGTGAAAGGAATGAAAAGCGATGGGTTGTTGGAGTTTCGAGGGACGCCGTtagaggaggttgaggagagggtgttgagggaTGTGGTGGGGGGTGAGGAAGTTTTGA CGCTGGAATACCTCACTACTCACCCCGACTACTGGAGACAAGGGGTAGGAAGTATGCTTGTGCAGAGTGGACTACGCGTGGCGGATCAGTACGGCATCAAGACGTATGTGATGTCTGAGCCGGCCGGGTTGAAGGTGTATTTGAATCATGGGTTCagggttgtggatgagattaCGGTGGAGTATGCGCAGTTTGGAGGGACTGAGCCGACGACGCATTATTTTTTGGTGAGGGAGGCGGTAGGGGTTGTGAATTAG
- a CDS encoding uncharacterized protein (antiSMASH:Cluster_5.14): MPDSRISDRENGINGFLVTPVTDDISGAYTRPALTKRWASADLSPATEGEPAAASSDPGLPISRSKLLEPEPEPEPEPPERSARGIAVSGPPHALPLCFPIIVDLWYGSKACCASSLEISH; this comes from the coding sequence ATGCCAGATTCTCGCATTTCCGACCGTGAAAATGGCATCAATGGCTTTCTAGTCACGCCGGTGACCGACGATATCTCCGGCGCTTACACCCGCCCGGCGTTAACAAAACGTTGGGCTAGTGCCGATCTTTCTCCGGCCACGGAAGGTGAGCCAGCCGCGGCATCCTCAGATCCCGGACTTCCAATTTCACGCTCGAAACTTCtagagcctgagcctgaacctgagcctgagccacCCGAGCGGTCAGCCCGTGGGATTGCTGTCAGCGGGCCGCCACATGCTCTTCCGCTGTGTTTTCCAATCATAGTGGATTTGTGGTATGGCTCAAAAGCTTGTTGTGCCTCTTCATTGGAAATTAGCCACTGA
- a CDS encoding uncharacterized protein (COG:S;~EggNog:ENOG410PRMF;~InterPro:IPR036236,IPR007219,IPR013087;~PFAM:PF13894,PF04082,PF00096;~antiSMASH:Cluster_5.14;~go_function: GO:0003677 - DNA binding [Evidence IEA];~go_function: GO:0008270 - zinc ion binding [Evidence IEA];~go_process: GO:0006351 - transcription, DNA-templated [Evidence IEA]), which yields MPPSRPRNRKQRSCPWCSQSFTKEDHLSRHIRTHTKERPFLCSVCGKPFSRHDSLLRHARNHGEASPQQPRLPEQPMSARNPQVGNTLCAGPRLDDSIALDPLQTPPLLLDTPPLSSAGHPESGNVSTFPFSSNAGKGECLTILEASGNSSTVDKAYERGPQQPGPAASSPSGCPSSLSPPDNALNENLQYQTYDWSLESMTQIPTWLATDDFDINALNAAIIASTNIPALLQNSATMGPISDLIPQTGETLPSDTEKSEDIVCRHWFTHPEAPGTDHGLPDPGSRATVDEPYRQSLTERLQYRVPTDPLPSTDFLNMCIQMYFARFHPIFPVVHAPTFRPSTANALLLLSICSIGSLFLGSRHGISCGTRIFETLNKAILASWETYIGKGEPEVRSMSQAALIGQVFGYLSGKPRHLLLIQVFHGTIITWVRRIRVLRSHQSTCEIKREEIERDPEGAWTKWVAKEEQRRLDDPSIR from the exons ATGCCCCCAAGTCGACCTCGCAACAGAAAGCAACGGAGCTGTCCTTGGTGCTCTCAGTCCTTCACCAAGGAGGATCATCTCTCGCGCCATATCAGAACCCACACGAAGGAGAGACCGTTTCTTTGCTCTGTCTGTGGTAAACCTTTCAGTCGCCA TGACTCCCTTCTGCGACATGCACGTAATCACGGAGAGGCTAGTCCCCAGCAGCCCAGACTTCCAGAGCAGCCAATGTCTGCCCGGAATCCCCAAGTTGGTAATACCCTCTGTGCTGGTCCCAGATTGGATGACAGCATTGCTTTGGATCCACTACAAACGCCGCCTTTATTGTTAGATACGCCGCCTTTGTCATCGGCTGGCCATCCAGAATCCGGAAATGTATCTacatttcctttttcttcaaaTGCTGGAAAAGGCGAGTGCCTTACGATACTAGAAGCCAGCGGAAATAGCTCGACAGTTGACAAGGCATACGAACGGGGTCCACAGCAACCAGGGCCGGCAGCCAGCTCTCCCAGTGGCTGTCCAAGTTCCCTAAGTCCACCGGACAATGCATTGAATGAGAACTTACAGTACCAGACCTATGATTGGTCACTTGAGAGTATGACACAGATCCCCACTTGGCTCGCTACTGATGACTTTGATATCAATGCATTGAATGCTGCCATTATTGCATCGACCAACATACCAGCGTTGTTGCAGAACTCGGCAACCATGGGTCCAATAAGCGACCTGATTCCACAGACAGGAGAAACTCTACCAAGTGACACGGAAAAGTCCGAAGACATTGTTTGCCGTCACTGGTTCACTCATCCCGAAGCACCAGGTACAGATCATGGATTGCCAGATCCGGGATCAAGGGCAACCGTTGATGAGCCATACCGACAAAGTTTGACTGAGCGTCTACAATATCGGGTTCCAACAGACCCCTTGCCCTCAACGGACTTCCTA AATATGTGCATACAGATGTACTTTGCTAGATTTCATCCAATATTTCCCGTAGTCCATGCGCCAACATTCCGACCTTCAACTGCAAACGCTTTGCTGTTACTTTCGATTTGCTCAATCGGTAGTCTGTTTCTAGGCTCCAGACATGGTATTTCTTGTGGCACCAGGATCTTTGAAACACTCAACAAAGCTATACTAGCATCC TGGGAAACCTACATTGGCAAAGGGGAGCCTGAAGTCCGGTCCATGTCTCAGGCGGCTTTGATAGGTCAGGTGTTTGGTTATTTGAGCGGA AAGCCCAGACATCTCCTGCTGATCCAGGTTTTTCACGGTACCATAATTACG TGGGTCCGGAGGATTCGGGTGCTTCGCAGTCACCAGTCGACATGTGAGATTAAAAGAGAGGAAATCGAACGCGACCCAGAGGGAGCGTGGACTAAATGGGTTGCCAAAGAGGAGCAACGCCGGTTAGACGACCCAAGCATTCGCTGA